From Chryseobacterium sp. H1D6B, a single genomic window includes:
- a CDS encoding M13 family metallopeptidase, producing the protein MKKLTLSLFLLAGICSQNTVNAQAKTTTVMNTADKGLDLSLMDKSVRPQDDFYNYVSGTWMKTAKIPSDKPTWGSFNKLADDTDNNSMTILNSLLKDKFADGSEGKKIQDLYATYMNMEKRNADGIKPIQENIKKIDAIKNLADLQNYLTSVTREGENTLYGWGVDADLKDSKMNAVYLGDASLGLGRDYYQKVNDKNTEALAEYQKYVASMLKELGYKNADEAAKGIVNYEKSIAQTYLTNEQSRDNTLQYNPKTMAELSALVKGVDLPAYLKKVGVSTDKVIIGELGYYKNFDKLVSTQNLPVIKDYLKFHVINGSASYLSENLGNMRFAFYGKYLRGQQEQRALNKRGYELINGSLGEAFGKLYVEKYFPAEAKAQMVELIDYLKKSFAVHINNLAWMSSVTKEKAMNKLNKFTVKVAYPDKWKDYSKLTIIPESNGGTLYKNLQNIAEWQYTKDLAKIGKPVDKSEWGMTPQTVNAYYNPVNNEIVFPAAILQPPFFNPKADAAVNFGGIGAVIGHEMSHGFDDSGAQFDADGNLVDWWTPEDKANFEKATKALAAQYDKYEPVKGTFVNGTFTNGENIADLGGVNIAYDALQMYLKDKGNPGVISGFTQDQRFFLSWATVWRTLSSEKYMTNQVKTDPHSPGYFRSFGPLINVDAFYKAFDVKQGDKLYKKPEDRIKIW; encoded by the coding sequence ATGAAAAAACTAACGCTTTCTTTGTTTTTATTAGCAGGAATTTGTTCACAAAATACAGTGAACGCCCAGGCTAAAACAACTACAGTAATGAATACAGCAGATAAAGGTTTAGACCTTAGTTTAATGGACAAATCTGTTCGTCCGCAGGATGATTTTTATAACTACGTAAGTGGAACTTGGATGAAAACTGCCAAAATTCCTTCTGACAAACCTACGTGGGGAAGTTTCAACAAATTGGCTGATGATACAGACAATAACTCAATGACAATTTTGAACTCTCTTCTAAAAGATAAATTTGCTGATGGAAGCGAGGGGAAAAAGATCCAGGATTTGTACGCTACGTACATGAACATGGAGAAGAGAAATGCAGACGGAATCAAGCCTATCCAGGAAAATATCAAAAAGATCGACGCAATTAAAAACCTTGCAGACCTGCAGAACTATCTTACTTCTGTAACCAGAGAAGGGGAAAATACATTGTATGGATGGGGCGTAGATGCAGATCTTAAAGATTCTAAAATGAATGCTGTTTATTTAGGTGATGCTTCCCTAGGTTTAGGAAGAGATTATTATCAAAAAGTAAACGACAAAAATACAGAAGCTCTTGCTGAATATCAGAAATATGTAGCTTCTATGTTAAAAGAATTAGGATACAAAAATGCTGACGAGGCGGCCAAAGGAATCGTTAACTATGAAAAAAGTATCGCTCAGACTTACTTAACAAATGAACAGAGCCGTGATAATACGCTTCAGTACAACCCAAAAACGATGGCTGAACTTTCTGCACTGGTAAAAGGTGTTGATCTTCCTGCATATCTTAAAAAAGTGGGAGTAAGTACAGATAAAGTAATCATCGGGGAACTTGGCTATTATAAGAACTTTGATAAATTAGTGAGTACTCAGAACCTTCCTGTTATTAAAGATTATCTGAAATTTCATGTAATCAATGGAAGTGCTTCTTATCTAAGCGAAAATCTTGGAAACATGAGATTTGCATTCTACGGAAAATATTTAAGAGGACAGCAGGAGCAGAGAGCACTTAACAAAAGAGGTTACGAGCTTATCAATGGTTCTCTTGGTGAAGCTTTCGGTAAATTATATGTAGAAAAATACTTCCCTGCTGAAGCTAAAGCTCAGATGGTTGAATTGATCGATTATTTAAAGAAAAGTTTTGCTGTACACATCAATAACCTTGCTTGGATGTCTTCTGTAACGAAGGAAAAAGCAATGAATAAACTGAATAAATTCACTGTAAAAGTGGCTTATCCAGATAAATGGAAAGATTATTCTAAATTGACGATCATTCCTGAATCTAATGGAGGAACTTTATATAAAAACCTTCAAAATATTGCAGAATGGCAGTACACTAAAGATCTAGCTAAAATTGGAAAACCAGTTGATAAATCTGAATGGGGAATGACACCTCAAACGGTAAATGCTTACTATAACCCGGTAAACAACGAGATTGTATTCCCTGCAGCGATCCTTCAGCCTCCTTTCTTCAACCCTAAAGCAGATGCTGCTGTAAATTTCGGTGGAATCGGTGCTGTTATCGGCCACGAAATGAGCCACGGCTTTGATGATTCAGGAGCGCAGTTTGATGCAGACGGAAACTTAGTAGACTGGTGGACGCCTGAAGATAAAGCTAACTTCGAAAAAGCTACAAAAGCTCTTGCTGCACAGTATGACAAATATGAGCCTGTAAAAGGAACTTTCGTAAACGGAACTTTCACAAATGGAGAAAATATAGCTGACTTAGGTGGTGTAAATATCGCTTATGATGCATTACAGATGTATTTAAAAGATAAAGGAAACCCTGGAGTAATCAGTGGATTTACACAGGATCAAAGATTCTTCTTAAGCTGGGCAACGGTTTGGAGAACTTTATCAAGTGAGAAATACATGACCAACCAAGTAAAGACTGATCCGCATTCTCCTGGATATTTCAGAAGTTTCGGTCCGTTGATTAACGTGGATGCATTCTACAAAGCATTCGATGTTAAGCAAGGAGACAAATTATACAAAAAACCAGAAGACAGAATCAAGATCTGGTAA
- a CDS encoding polysaccharide deacetylase family protein, which translates to MENSKQVFQTNNKKRWRNVQWGSRIFIFIAVLLVLALGLMMKLDRSPKIPFKEDYKAVITASKPYLQENKISKEYKGFRNFISEKTIHTSLAKIEKARAERLKNQNRSWSQFPGGIRSAFYVAWDPQSLMSLKRNIRHINLVFPEWFFLDPKTGDLKTNVDPEGYKIIKRTGVAAMPILSNNSDREFRSEGLGKVLKSPQLRTKLIQKLAQECVKLHFKGINIDFEDMNLDSDEYLIDFMQELSLTFKQNNLLVAMDVMTDNDDYNIEKLNPYVDYFVLMAYDEYSADSDAGPVSSQKWIEAQTGKILKKTTPNKIILGLGAYGYDWSSNKDDNTSVTYMQAITKAHASKSYINFNDNTFNLNYSYTDSKNNVHTVFFNDAASIFNTMRFSSEYPLAGTAIWRLGSEDSRVWNFYDKDLTFPGMQQFNFKTLENVKGQTMVDYIGDGEVLDVLNTPHDGKISLEVDPKEKIITDENYVTYPSSYEVKKYGSAPQKELVLTFDDGPDETYTPQVLDVLSKYHVPAAFFLIGLNAERNLPLVKRIYREGHEIGNHTFTHENVAKVSPERALLELKLTRLLIECITGHSTILFRAPYNADSEPTTSEEIIPVALARQQNYLDIGESIDPEDWQPGVKADQIVQRVLAGIKQERGNIILLHDAGGDTREETIKALKILIPMLQKQGYHFTNLASILHKSKSELMPEIPKTRSYYVMQLNLVLATAIYGISHFLVALFTVFIGLGLIRLLLMAYWAFKERRKENKLDILPVLDSYPKVSIIVPAYNEEVNIISSLKNLLNQTYPNFNVILIDDGSKDSTYEKAQTEFVGHSKLKIFTKSNGGKATALNFGISQTDAEYVVCIDADTKLQPDAVQFLIARFLNASPEDKIAAVAGNVKVGNKVNWLTRWQSIEYTTSQNFDRLAYAYINAVTVIPGAIGAFKRSVIDEVGGYSSDTLAEDCDITVKILKKGYAVANENRAVAVTEAPETVKQFLKQRFRWTYGIMQMFWKQKHTFLNPKYKGLGLWAMPNILLFQYIIPFFSPLADLVMFFGILSGNGGKIFTYYLIFLLVDVSLTLVAFIIQREKLVNLLYVIPQRFGYRWLMYIVLFRSLRRALKGEMQSWGFLRRTGNVKEITNS; encoded by the coding sequence GTGGAAAATTCAAAACAGGTTTTTCAGACCAATAATAAGAAACGCTGGAGAAATGTACAGTGGGGAAGCCGTATTTTCATTTTTATAGCAGTGCTTCTTGTTCTAGCTTTAGGTCTGATGATGAAATTGGACAGAAGTCCGAAAATACCTTTTAAAGAAGATTACAAAGCTGTGATTACAGCAAGTAAGCCTTATCTTCAGGAAAATAAAATTTCAAAAGAATATAAAGGATTCAGAAACTTTATTTCTGAAAAAACAATCCATACCAGTCTTGCTAAAATTGAAAAAGCGAGAGCCGAGAGATTAAAAAATCAAAACCGAAGCTGGTCACAGTTTCCAGGAGGAATCCGGTCTGCATTCTACGTGGCATGGGATCCGCAGTCTTTAATGTCTTTGAAAAGAAATATCAGACATATCAATCTAGTTTTTCCGGAATGGTTTTTCTTAGATCCTAAAACTGGAGATTTAAAAACAAATGTAGACCCTGAAGGATACAAAATTATCAAAAGAACAGGCGTTGCAGCAATGCCGATTTTAAGTAATAACTCTGACAGAGAATTCCGTTCCGAAGGATTAGGAAAAGTATTGAAAAGCCCGCAGCTTAGAACTAAACTTATTCAGAAACTAGCACAGGAATGTGTAAAACTTCATTTTAAAGGAATCAATATTGACTTTGAAGATATGAATCTGGATTCTGATGAGTATCTTATTGACTTTATGCAGGAGCTTTCATTGACGTTCAAACAGAATAATCTGCTTGTGGCAATGGATGTGATGACCGATAATGATGATTATAATATCGAAAAACTGAATCCTTACGTAGATTATTTTGTATTGATGGCGTATGATGAATATTCCGCTGACAGTGATGCAGGGCCTGTATCTTCTCAAAAGTGGATCGAAGCTCAAACCGGTAAAATTTTAAAGAAAACAACTCCTAATAAAATTATTTTAGGACTTGGAGCTTATGGATATGACTGGAGTTCCAACAAAGATGACAACACCTCTGTTACTTACATGCAGGCGATCACAAAAGCGCATGCCAGCAAATCGTATATCAATTTTAATGATAATACTTTTAACCTAAACTATTCTTATACCGATTCTAAGAATAACGTACATACTGTGTTTTTTAATGATGCCGCTTCAATTTTCAATACCATGCGTTTTTCTTCTGAATATCCGCTGGCCGGAACCGCTATCTGGAGACTTGGAAGTGAAGACAGCAGAGTCTGGAATTTCTATGATAAAGATCTGACTTTCCCGGGAATGCAGCAATTTAATTTTAAAACACTGGAAAATGTCAAAGGACAGACCATGGTAGATTATATCGGAGATGGTGAAGTGCTGGATGTTTTAAATACACCTCATGACGGAAAAATTTCATTGGAAGTAGATCCTAAGGAAAAGATCATCACTGATGAAAATTATGTGACATATCCAAGTTCTTATGAGGTTAAAAAATACGGAAGCGCTCCGCAGAAAGAGCTGGTTCTTACTTTTGACGACGGTCCGGATGAAACTTACACCCCGCAGGTTTTGGATGTCTTATCAAAATACCACGTTCCTGCGGCTTTCTTTTTAATAGGATTAAATGCTGAAAGAAACCTTCCGCTTGTAAAAAGAATTTACAGAGAAGGACATGAAATCGGAAACCATACCTTTACTCATGAGAACGTAGCAAAAGTAAGTCCCGAAAGAGCACTGCTGGAATTAAAACTGACAAGGCTGCTGATCGAATGTATCACCGGACATAGCACGATTTTATTCAGAGCACCATACAATGCCGATTCAGAGCCTACAACTTCTGAGGAGATTATTCCTGTGGCCTTAGCGAGACAGCAGAACTATTTAGATATTGGAGAAAGTATAGACCCTGAAGACTGGCAGCCAGGCGTAAAAGCTGATCAGATCGTACAGCGTGTACTGGCAGGAATCAAACAGGAGAGAGGAAATATCATCCTGCTTCATGATGCCGGCGGTGATACCAGAGAAGAGACGATCAAAGCTCTTAAAATCCTGATTCCAATGCTTCAGAAACAGGGATATCATTTTACAAATCTTGCAAGCATACTGCATAAAAGTAAAAGCGAGCTTATGCCGGAAATTCCTAAGACAAGATCATATTATGTAATGCAGCTTAATCTTGTTCTGGCAACAGCAATCTATGGAATAAGCCATTTCTTGGTAGCATTGTTCACTGTGTTTATCGGATTGGGATTAATCAGATTATTATTAATGGCCTATTGGGCATTTAAAGAAAGACGAAAAGAAAATAAACTGGATATATTACCTGTTTTGGATTCTTATCCTAAAGTTTCCATTATAGTTCCTGCTTATAATGAAGAAGTCAATATTATATCCTCATTAAAGAACTTATTAAACCAGACCTACCCGAATTTCAATGTCATTTTAATAGATGACGGAAGTAAGGATTCAACCTATGAAAAAGCACAGACTGAATTTGTGGGACACTCAAAACTGAAGATTTTTACTAAATCGAACGGCGGAAAAGCAACAGCCTTGAATTTCGGAATCTCCCAGACTGACGCTGAATATGTAGTCTGTATAGATGCCGATACAAAACTGCAGCCTGATGCAGTGCAGTTTCTTATCGCAAGATTCCTAAATGCTTCTCCGGAAGATAAAATAGCAGCAGTAGCAGGAAATGTGAAAGTAGGAAATAAAGTAAACTGGCTCACCAGATGGCAGTCTATTGAATATACAACGAGTCAGAATTTTGACAGGCTGGCATATGCTTATATCAATGCAGTAACCGTAATTCCTGGAGCTATAGGCGCATTCAAAAGATCTGTGATTGATGAGGTGGGAGGATATTCTTCAGACACTCTTGCAGAAGACTGTGATATCACCGTGAAAATTTTGAAAAAGGGATATGCCGTTGCTAACGAAAATAGAGCAGTTGCAGTAACTGAGGCGCCGGAAACAGTAAAACAGTTTTTAAAACAGCGTTTCAGATGGACGTATGGAATTATGCAGATGTTCTGGAAACAAAAACATACTTTCCTTAATCCTAAATATAAAGGACTTGGACTTTGGGCAATGCCGAATATTTTATTATTTCAATATATTATTCCATTTTTCTCGCCTTTAGCAGACTTGGTGATGTTTTTCGGGATTTTATCAGGAAACGGAGGAAAAATATTTACATATTATTTGATCTTTCTTTTAGTAGATGTATCATTAACGCTGGTTGCTTTTATTATACAGAGAGAAAAATTAGTGAATTTACTCTACGTCATTCCGCAGCGGTTCGGCTATAGATGGCTGATGTATATTGTGTTATTCAGAAGTTTGAGAAGGGCATTGAAAGGCGAAATGCAGTCTTGGGGATTTTTGAGAAGAACAGGTAATGTAAAAGAGATAACAAATTCTTAA
- a CDS encoding CinA family nicotinamide mononucleotide deamidase-related protein, whose translation MEKAVLITIGDEILSGNTIDTNSNFIATELKNIGIKVSQIFTISDEIETIKDTLRSAFEIGDVIITTGGLGPTRDDRTKKAVAEFFNDEIALDDTTFEHLKAYMEKRGRLEILERNREQAFVPTKSRVFQNHFGTAPCVMMEQEGKLCFSLPGVPYEVKPLIKDQIIPYLKDKFDLNYISTRVVSVVGIPESILADTIEEWELALPENLALSYLPIGTRVKLRLTATGTDEFILKQQLEEEIQKLFPLIGENIIASSEDKIEKILGEILTERKLTISTAESCTGGELAKMITSNPGSSKYFSGGIIPYDAAKKIGILKVSKDTVEKHTVVSEQVAQEMAEGCQKLFDTNISLSTTGVAGPGKGEDGKDIGTVFYTIRIDDREQTSKLYLPHLERLDFMNFVAQKIIQDLIGMLISV comes from the coding sequence ATGGAAAAAGCCGTTCTTATTACCATTGGTGACGAAATCCTTTCTGGAAATACGATAGATACCAATTCTAATTTTATTGCGACCGAACTTAAAAATATAGGAATAAAAGTTTCCCAGATCTTTACGATTTCTGATGAGATTGAAACGATTAAAGACACCCTGAGATCTGCTTTTGAGATTGGAGACGTCATCATTACGACGGGCGGACTGGGACCTACCAGAGATGACAGAACCAAGAAAGCCGTTGCTGAATTTTTTAATGATGAAATTGCTTTAGATGACACTACTTTTGAGCATCTTAAAGCCTATATGGAAAAAAGAGGACGTTTAGAAATATTAGAAAGAAATAGAGAACAGGCTTTTGTACCTACAAAATCAAGAGTTTTTCAAAATCATTTCGGAACAGCGCCCTGCGTGATGATGGAGCAGGAGGGGAAATTATGTTTCAGCCTTCCAGGTGTTCCTTATGAGGTAAAACCTTTGATTAAAGATCAGATTATTCCTTATTTAAAGGATAAATTTGATTTAAATTATATCAGTACAAGAGTAGTTTCTGTAGTCGGCATTCCTGAAAGTATTTTAGCAGATACTATTGAAGAATGGGAGCTTGCCCTGCCGGAAAACTTAGCATTATCCTATCTGCCGATTGGCACGCGTGTGAAATTGCGACTTACGGCAACAGGAACTGATGAATTTATTCTTAAACAACAGCTGGAAGAGGAGATTCAAAAGCTGTTTCCTTTAATCGGCGAAAATATTATTGCCTCTTCAGAAGATAAAATTGAAAAAATATTAGGTGAAATTCTTACTGAAAGAAAACTTACGATTTCCACGGCAGAAAGCTGTACAGGGGGAGAGCTGGCAAAAATGATCACCTCAAATCCGGGAAGTTCAAAATATTTTTCAGGCGGAATAATTCCTTATGACGCAGCAAAGAAGATCGGAATTTTAAAAGTTTCTAAAGATACAGTAGAAAAGCATACCGTTGTAAGTGAGCAGGTTGCTCAGGAAATGGCGGAAGGCTGCCAGAAATTATTTGATACAAATATATCTCTGTCTACAACAGGAGTTGCAGGACCTGGAAAAGGGGAGGACGGCAAAGACATCGGAACTGTTTTTTATACCATCAGAATTGATGACAGAGAACAGACTTCTAAGTTGTATCTTCCTCATTTAGAAAGACTTGATTTTATGAATTTTGTGGCTCAGAAGATTATTCAGGATCTTATAGGAATGCTTATCAGCGTTTAA
- a CDS encoding lipocalin family protein: MNNFQKIAIPVSIGILGVMIINSCTVGIPKGAVAVTHFDAEKYLGRWYEIARFDYKFEKDMDNVTATYSQNPDGSIRVDNKGYNYVKKEWKESIGEARFVKDKTQASLKVSFFKPFWAGYNVIDIDEDYQYALVAGNSLKYLWILSRTKEIPESIRQRFLQKAKRIGYNTDDLIWVQHN, encoded by the coding sequence ATGAACAACTTTCAAAAAATAGCAATTCCCGTTTCGATAGGTATTTTAGGAGTTATGATCATTAATTCCTGTACAGTAGGAATTCCAAAAGGCGCCGTTGCAGTGACTCATTTTGATGCTGAAAAATATTTGGGAAGATGGTATGAAATTGCCCGTTTCGATTATAAATTTGAGAAAGACATGGATAATGTCACAGCCACCTATTCACAAAATCCTGACGGCAGTATCCGTGTAGATAACAAAGGATACAACTATGTAAAAAAAGAATGGAAAGAATCGATAGGGGAAGCAAGATTTGTAAAAGATAAAACGCAGGCCAGTCTTAAAGTTTCTTTTTTTAAACCTTTTTGGGCCGGATATAATGTGATTGATATTGATGAAGATTATCAGTATGCTCTGGTAGCTGGAAACAGTTTAAAATATCTCTGGATCTTATCCAGAACAAAAGAAATTCCTGAAAGTATAAGACAGCGTTTTTTACAAAAAGCTAAAAGAATAGGATACAATACAGATGATTTGATCTGGGTACAGCATAATTAA